A part of Brassica rapa cultivar Chiifu-401-42 chromosome A05, CAAS_Brap_v3.01, whole genome shotgun sequence genomic DNA contains:
- the LOC103870648 gene encoding arogenate dehydratase/prephenate dehydratase 2, chloroplastic, with the protein MAVHAVRSPTTQLPSGISGNLSPSNRNPNAVIRFGRGSSKRNRLASLSASLREGDGRGKESSVRAVEVKKILEDSPLLPKPLSSNQLAETVSNGSRVRVAYQGVRGAYSESAAEKAYPNCEAVPCEEFDTAFEAVERWLVDRAVLPIENSLGGSIHRNYDLLLRHNLHIVGEVKLAVRHCLLANHGVKLEDLRRVLSHPQALAQCENTLTRLGLVREAVDDTAGAAKQIAFEDLSDAAAVASAKAAEIYGLNIVAEDIQDDTDNVTRFLMLAREPIIPGTNRLFKTSIVFSLEEGPGVLFKALAVFALRQINLTKIESRPLRKNPLRASGGLKYFDYLFYVDFEASMADEVAQNALRHLEEFATFLRVLGSYPVDTTML; encoded by the exons ATGGCCGTCCACGCCGTTCGATCACCGACGACTCAGCTCCCCAGTGGAATATCCGGAAACCTCTCACCATCCAATCGCAATCCAAACGCCGTCATCCGATTCGGTCGCGGATCTTCGAAGCGCAACCGTTTGGCATCTTTATCGGCGTCGCTCCGGGAAGGCGATGGACGTGGGAAAGAGAGCTCCGTGAGAGCTGTGGAAGTGAAGAAGATCCTGGAAGACTCACCTCTGCTTCCTA AGCCGTTATCATCAAACCAGCTCGCGGAAACTGTATCCAACGGCTCTCGTGTTCGTGTTGCCTATCAG GGAGTGAGAGGTGCGTACAGTGAATCAGCAGCTGAGAAGGCTTATCCAAACTGTGAAGCCGTTCCCTGCGAAGAGTTTGACACTGCTTTTGAG GCGGTTGAGCGGTGGCTTGTTGACCGAGCAGTTTTGCCTATTGAGAACTCTTTAGGTGGAAGCATTCATAGAAACTATGATCTTTTGCTGCGTCACAATTTGCATATTGTTGGTGAAGTCAAGTTAGCTGTTCGCCATTGTTTGTTGGCTAACCACGGTGTAAAGCTTGAAGATTTGAGAAGGGTGCTTAGCCATCCACAG GCTCTGGCTCAATGCGAAAACACGTTAACTAGATTGGGATTGGTCAGAGAAGCAGTAGATGACACTGCTGGTGCTGCAAAG CAAATTGCATTCGAAGATTTAAGTGATGCAGCTGCAGTTGCGAGCGCCAAAGCTGCAGAGATATATGGGTTGAACATAGTTGCTGAAGATATCCAG GATGATACTGATAATGTGACAAGGTTTCTAATGCTCGCAAGGGAACCCATTATCCCTGGAACTAACAGACTCTTTAAG ACAAGTATAGTTTTCTCGTTAGAGGAAGGGCCTGGAGTACTTTTCAAAGCACTTGCTGTGTTTGCACTTAGGCAAATTAACCTCACAAAG ATCGAAAGCCGCCCTTTAAGGAAAAACCCTCTGCGAGCATCTGGAGGGCTAAA ATACTTTGATTATCTTTTCTATGTGGACTTCGAAGCATCTATGGCTGATGAAGTTGCTCAAAATGCACTTAGGCATCTCGAG GAATTTGCTACTTTTTTGCGGGTACTAGGAAGCTACCCAGTGGACACGACAATGCTCTAA